The following are encoded together in the Choristoneura fumiferana chromosome 4, NRCan_CFum_1, whole genome shotgun sequence genome:
- the LOC141427016 gene encoding uncharacterized protein — MVSLGVVLVTVTSLAINISNAISAEPFVHHACEGKTLCHIKPDNYPQEKIDRLVIKNLPHLHRMKRSAPALPPPLSSEGNCAIKPIEMKSPFIVDTDMKKRAPYFIVQSAWFHQEIPVVSCRDNKPGEKTECFQGVSNKPSYCKTKTATSLITIYDHVSNKLNNIPINIDIDCVCEVEKN; from the exons ATGGTGTCGCTGGGCGTAGTCCTCGTTACG GTAACATCACTAGCAATCAACATTAGCAACGCAATATCagcag AGCCTTTTGTACACCACGCATGCGAAGGCAAGACTCTCTGTCATATAAAACCAGACAACTATCCACAGGAAAAGATCGATCGGCTCGTGATAAAGAACTTG cctcATCTCCATAGGATGAAAAGAAGCGCCCCCGCTCTACCGCCGCCTTTAAGCTCTGAAGGCAATTGTGCAATTAAACCAATTGAa ATGAAGAGTCCATTCATTGTTGACACTGATATGAAGAAGCGTGCCCCGTATTTCATCGTCCAATCGGCCTGGTTCCACCAAGAGATCCCCGTAGTATCTTGCCG tgacAACAAACCGGGAGAGAAAACAGAATGCTTCCAAGGTGTGAGCAACAAACCCAGCTACTGCAAGACAAAGACGGCTACGTCACTAATCACCATTTACGATCATGTTTCgaacaaactaaataatattCCCATTAACATTGATATAGACTGTGTATGCGAGGttgaaaaaaattag